One Dictyoglomus thermophilum H-6-12 DNA window includes the following coding sequences:
- a CDS encoding lipid-A-disaccharide synthase-related protein codes for MKRILFISNGYGEDYVAVNIAKEILNIDPSINIEGLPIVGEGRLYINNHIPIIGPHKSTPSGGFLSSIESLFRDIKEGLLSLHYQQIKSMKKWAKKEGFIIAVGDVIPLALAVLSKKSFFFVSIQKSVYYVLKENYEYRNINPQELTKIAPKAYLLEYYLMKNKRLLKIFPRDELSYNILRLSGINAEYLGNPMMDGLDPTNKLDLSPFRDYFKVLILPGSRTPEAYANLKILTESILSLIHSDIKENFLFLIALAPNLNLPKVRKILEEKNFLYVNSSEDYSMYSYKDHYLILTNLFNECLHQAQIGICMAGTATEQFVGLGKPAIAIPGKGPQYTKKFAYAQKRLLGPSLFIAENPENVPEIFKKIYKNEKILKEVYENGRKRMGEKGASRRIAEKILNIIRGG; via the coding sequence ATGAAAAGAATATTGTTCATAAGCAACGGATATGGAGAAGATTATGTAGCAGTCAATATTGCCAAAGAAATTCTAAACATCGATCCCTCAATAAACATAGAAGGACTTCCTATAGTTGGAGAGGGCAGGCTATATATAAATAATCACATCCCCATAATAGGCCCTCATAAATCAACCCCATCAGGTGGATTTCTAAGCAGTATAGAAAGCTTATTCAGGGATATAAAAGAAGGACTATTAAGTCTTCATTACCAACAAATAAAGAGTATGAAGAAATGGGCAAAGAAAGAAGGATTTATTATAGCAGTTGGAGATGTGATTCCCTTAGCTTTGGCAGTTTTATCTAAAAAATCCTTCTTTTTTGTAAGCATTCAAAAATCTGTTTATTATGTTCTCAAGGAAAACTATGAGTATAGAAATATAAATCCACAAGAATTAACAAAAATAGCCCCAAAAGCCTATCTTTTAGAGTATTATCTTATGAAAAATAAGAGACTTCTAAAGATATTTCCCAGAGATGAATTATCTTATAATATCTTAAGATTGTCTGGAATAAATGCTGAATACTTAGGTAATCCTATGATGGATGGTTTAGATCCTACAAACAAATTAGATCTTAGCCCATTTAGAGATTACTTCAAAGTGCTTATTCTTCCAGGATCAAGAACTCCAGAGGCCTATGCCAATTTAAAGATTCTAACTGAAAGTATTTTATCCCTTATTCATTCTGATATTAAAGAAAACTTTCTATTTCTCATAGCTTTAGCTCCCAACTTAAACCTGCCAAAAGTTAGAAAAATTCTCGAAGAGAAAAATTTCCTCTACGTAAACTCCAGCGAAGATTATTCAATGTACAGCTATAAAGATCATTATCTTATTCTTACCAATCTATTCAACGAATGCCTACATCAAGCCCAAATTGGAATATGTATGGCAGGAACAGCAACAGAGCAGTTTGTAGGTTTAGGAAAGCCTGCAATAGCAATTCCCGGGAAAGGGCCTCAGTACACAAAAAAGTTTGCTTATGCTCAAAAAAGACTACTCGGTCCTTCTCTTTTTATAGCGGAAAATCCTGAAAACGTTCCTGAGATCTTTAAAAAAATATACAAAAATGAGAAAATTCTAAAAGAAGTATATGAAAATGGGAGAAAGAGAATGGGGGAAAAGGGTGCCTCCAGAAGAATAGCAGAAAAGATTTTAAATATTATAAGAGGGGGATAA
- a CDS encoding ABC transporter permease: protein MNFLKRYIIPRLIQYFVVIFIGITVVFLVPRLTPLDPVVTVLNRMTAYGAQYLDPSAIEKLKETMMELYGLKGNILEQYLKFWGRLLKGDFGPSLSIFPTPVISIIMNSLPWTAGLLITVALLSWIIGNILGGLAGYYSDRNWAKILGLLAMTIYPIPYYIMALVLLILFAYLIPLFPMTGGYSVGLTPSFSLEFILNVIKHAFLPALSLILIGIGWWFLSMRSLTSTIVSEDYVVYAQVMGIPSRKILFQYVMRNALLPQITNLALQIGGIFSGSLITETVFSYPGLGQMLYMAINNGDYNLIMGIAVFSIVGIATAALLIDLLYPLFDPRVRYR, encoded by the coding sequence ATGAATTTTTTAAAAAGATATATAATACCTAGATTGATTCAGTATTTTGTAGTTATTTTCATTGGAATTACAGTGGTATTTTTGGTTCCAAGACTTACGCCCCTTGATCCTGTAGTAACGGTATTAAATAGAATGACTGCTTATGGGGCTCAATATCTTGATCCTTCAGCAATAGAAAAACTTAAAGAGACCATGATGGAGCTTTACGGGTTAAAAGGGAATATCTTAGAGCAGTATTTGAAGTTTTGGGGTAGACTTCTTAAAGGGGATTTTGGGCCTTCTCTTTCTATCTTTCCAACTCCTGTCATATCCATTATCATGAATTCTTTGCCTTGGACAGCAGGCCTTTTAATTACTGTAGCTTTACTCTCTTGGATTATAGGAAATATCCTAGGAGGGCTTGCAGGATATTACAGTGATAGAAATTGGGCAAAGATTCTGGGGCTTTTGGCTATGACCATATATCCAATTCCTTATTATATTATGGCTTTAGTCCTTCTCATCCTTTTTGCTTATCTGATTCCTTTATTTCCCATGACTGGAGGGTATAGCGTAGGTTTAACTCCTTCCTTTTCTTTGGAATTTATTTTAAATGTAATTAAACATGCCTTTTTACCTGCCCTTTCTCTCATTCTTATAGGGATAGGTTGGTGGTTTTTAAGCATGAGGTCTTTAACTTCTACTATTGTTTCTGAAGATTATGTGGTATATGCACAAGTTATGGGGATTCCATCTCGAAAAATACTTTTTCAGTATGTAATGAGGAATGCCCTCTTACCTCAAATAACGAATCTTGCCCTTCAGATCGGTGGTATATTTAGTGGTTCTTTGATAACAGAGACGGTTTTTTCCTATCCAGGTCTTGGCCAGATGTTATATATGGCAATAAATAATGGAGATTATAACTTGATTATGGGAATTGCGGTATTCTCTATTGTAGGAATTGCAACGGCAGCTTTATTAATAGATCTATTATATCCATTATTTGATCCTCGGGTTAGGTATAGATGA
- a CDS encoding ABC transporter ATP-binding protein, giving the protein MEILKIENLRAYYITSLYGVERRVRAVDNVSLEVMENEILGIAGESGCGKSTLLKTMIGLIKPPLTILGGKITYKFDGKDIDIVSQKEEINNLRWKVFSYVPQGSMSVLNPTRKIIKTFEDLLKVHLKIEGKEEIKKLSEEHLKALGLPSEVLTSYPHQLSGGMRQRVTIALSTLLKPKVIIADEATTALDVVVQRGVIQLLKRIQSEFKNSIIIVTHDMGVHANIADRIVIMYAGKILEVGSAKDIFKNPLHPYTKYLIDSLPKIGDKTFKKSVPGAPPSLLNPPTGCRFHPRCGMAMEVCKENVPALIDVGSGHKVACFLYSKEAEIS; this is encoded by the coding sequence ATGGAGATTTTAAAAATAGAAAATTTGAGAGCTTATTATATAACTTCTCTTTATGGAGTGGAAAGAAGAGTAAGGGCTGTAGATAATGTGAGTCTTGAAGTTATGGAAAATGAGATTCTTGGCATCGCTGGAGAGTCAGGTTGTGGTAAAAGTACTCTTCTAAAGACTATGATTGGTCTCATAAAGCCGCCTCTTACTATACTTGGTGGAAAAATTACATATAAATTTGACGGAAAAGATATAGATATTGTCTCTCAAAAAGAGGAAATAAATAATCTGAGATGGAAAGTTTTCTCTTATGTACCTCAAGGCTCAATGAGTGTGCTTAATCCAACCCGTAAGATTATAAAAACCTTTGAAGACTTGTTAAAGGTGCATCTTAAGATAGAGGGTAAAGAGGAGATAAAAAAGCTTTCTGAGGAGCACTTAAAGGCTTTAGGTCTTCCTTCAGAAGTTTTAACCTCATATCCTCATCAACTTTCAGGAGGAATGCGCCAGAGGGTTACTATTGCTTTAAGTACTCTTCTAAAGCCAAAGGTTATAATTGCTGATGAGGCTACTACAGCCCTTGATGTAGTAGTTCAAAGAGGAGTTATTCAACTTTTAAAGAGAATTCAGTCTGAGTTTAAGAATAGCATCATAATAGTTACTCATGACATGGGAGTTCATGCTAATATTGCGGATCGAATTGTCATCATGTATGCTGGAAAAATATTAGAGGTAGGTTCTGCAAAGGATATTTTTAAGAATCCTCTCCATCCTTATACTAAATATCTTATTGATTCTCTTCCTAAAATTGGAGATAAAACCTTTAAAAAGAGTGTGCCAGGAGCTCCTCCTTCTTTATTGAATCCTCCAACAGGTTGTAGATTTCATCCAAGATGCGGTATGGCTATGGAAGTATGTAAAGAGAATGTTCCTGCTCTTATAGATGTAGGAAGTGGTCATAAAGTGGCTTGTTTCTTATATAGTAAGGAGGCTGAAATTTCATGA
- a CDS encoding ABC transporter substrate-binding protein has translation MKKFSILLLFIILLSLLGSSITFSQVLPKLPRHETLIVDALHGRLANPKDFNFWKPGVSVGNGTQQMLLDGLWYLDPQTGKTINALALSAPVYENNFRKMTVKLRSGIYWSDGKPFTADDVVFTVTYLMKHRGMSYSDVFNRYVSKVYKKDNYTVVFELKESVPAFHYLFTSIVYSTCYIMPKHVFEKVQDPLKFEFNPPVSLGPYVLKQYDPQGYWWLFERRSDWKRTSVGQLYGMPKPRYVLFIYYGPDEKKVMSQAQHQLDLIFDLTPEAWEILRKSNPYSRVWYKDFPWAWMDDVRARIMAMNLEKAPYNNKDVRWALTLAIDIVDVVTSGFDGIARVNPLWICATESLLKEYYLPMEDWLKNFALEDGFKPWDPTVPDRIVEYAKKRGYTFSGNPREIFGIGWWKYAPDEAEKLLTKNGFKKVGGKWYLPDGTPWKITITAPANFEIHATRLAFAVADQWRKFGIDVNVETVEAGPFWNKWNLGDFEVGSYWGVPATDFYNFVQGYHSRFLKPTGQVATAGNQIRWKNPKLDALLDQLVNLQPESPKAKAIVMDILKLYVEEMPAPVFIINLKFNSQDHYYWTNFPTSDNSYMAPVWWWGQFKFILPFIQPTGRR, from the coding sequence GTGAAAAAGTTTTCAATCCTATTGTTATTCATTATTTTACTTTCCTTGTTAGGCTCTTCTATAACATTTTCTCAGGTTCTTCCCAAATTACCAAGACATGAAACCCTAATTGTAGATGCCTTACATGGAAGACTTGCAAATCCTAAAGATTTTAATTTTTGGAAACCTGGGGTTTCAGTTGGTAATGGAACTCAGCAGATGCTTCTTGATGGATTGTGGTACTTAGATCCACAAACTGGTAAGACAATAAATGCTCTTGCTTTATCTGCACCAGTTTATGAAAATAACTTTAGAAAGATGACGGTAAAACTAAGAAGTGGGATATACTGGAGTGATGGAAAACCCTTTACCGCTGATGATGTAGTATTCACGGTGACATATTTGATGAAGCATCGTGGTATGTCCTATAGTGATGTTTTTAACAGATATGTTTCTAAAGTTTATAAGAAGGACAACTATACAGTAGTTTTTGAGTTAAAAGAGTCTGTTCCTGCTTTTCATTATCTATTTACTTCTATTGTTTATTCTACGTGTTATATTATGCCTAAGCATGTATTTGAAAAGGTACAGGATCCACTGAAGTTTGAGTTTAATCCTCCAGTCTCTCTTGGCCCCTATGTATTAAAACAATATGATCCCCAGGGTTATTGGTGGCTATTTGAAAGAAGATCGGATTGGAAGAGAACAAGTGTAGGTCAACTTTATGGAATGCCAAAACCAAGATATGTATTGTTCATCTATTATGGTCCAGATGAAAAGAAGGTAATGTCTCAAGCTCAACATCAATTAGACTTGATCTTTGATTTAACTCCTGAGGCTTGGGAGATTTTGAGGAAGAGTAACCCCTATTCAAGGGTTTGGTATAAAGATTTTCCATGGGCATGGATGGATGATGTTAGAGCAAGAATTATGGCTATGAACTTAGAAAAAGCACCATATAACAATAAAGACGTAAGGTGGGCTCTAACTCTTGCTATAGATATCGTAGATGTAGTAACTTCTGGGTTTGATGGTATTGCAAGAGTAAATCCATTGTGGATTTGTGCCACAGAATCTTTATTGAAAGAATACTATTTACCTATGGAAGATTGGTTGAAAAACTTCGCTCTTGAAGATGGGTTTAAGCCATGGGATCCCACAGTTCCCGATAGAATTGTAGAGTATGCTAAAAAGAGAGGATATACTTTCTCTGGAAATCCAAGAGAGATATTTGGAATTGGTTGGTGGAAATATGCTCCTGACGAGGCTGAAAAACTCCTTACCAAGAATGGATTTAAGAAAGTTGGAGGTAAATGGTATCTACCTGATGGAACACCTTGGAAGATTACCATAACTGCACCAGCCAACTTTGAAATTCATGCTACAAGACTTGCCTTTGCTGTAGCAGATCAATGGAGGAAATTTGGAATAGATGTGAATGTAGAAACAGTAGAAGCTGGTCCATTCTGGAATAAGTGGAATCTTGGTGATTTTGAAGTTGGATCTTACTGGGGAGTACCTGCTACTGATTTCTACAATTTTGTACAAGGCTATCATTCCAGGTTCTTAAAGCCTACAGGACAGGTTGCTACAGCAGGAAACCAAATTAGATGGAAGAATCCAAAACTTGATGCACTACTTGACCAGCTTGTCAATCTGCAACCTGAATCTCCTAAAGCAAAGGCTATAGTTATGGACATATTGAAGCTTTATGTAGAAGAGATGCCTGCTCCTGTATTCATAATTAACCTTAAATTCAATTCTCAAGATCATTACTATTGGACCAACTTCCCAACTTCTGATAATTCCTATATGGCACCAGTTTGGTGGTGGGGTCAGTTTAAGTTTATCCTACCATTCATACAGCCAACAGGAAGAAGATAA
- a CDS encoding LacI family DNA-binding transcriptional regulator yields MITIKDVAKEAGVSIATVSRVLNNSPKVSEETKKKVIDAINKLGYSPSFVARSLATKTLKTNVISIFVPFFTRDFFVEVLRGINNVISKSDYSIHLYNVEKLEDKEKIFTKEVFNRCDGMILVSFELKKKEADFLKEIGKPVVLVDSFHPDFPSVYVDNKKGAYIAVKYLITTGRKNIAFVSGAIHDPLGFMASYKRYEGLLQALREANLDFNPRLHIQTGFSWEKGYRAGKTLLNRGIPFDAVFCTSDIQAMGVMSAIVESGLKVPDDVAIIGFDDISDARYLGLSTVRQPMTEMGEVGAKILLDLLLGIESSFTHIELPLELVIRLTS; encoded by the coding sequence ATGATTACCATAAAAGATGTGGCAAAAGAAGCCGGGGTAAGTATAGCTACTGTTTCAAGAGTTTTAAATAATTCTCCAAAGGTAAGTGAGGAAACTAAGAAAAAAGTAATAGATGCTATAAATAAACTGGGTTACTCGCCTAGTTTTGTTGCTAGGAGTCTTGCTACAAAAACTTTGAAAACTAACGTAATTTCTATTTTTGTACCCTTTTTTACCAGAGATTTTTTTGTGGAAGTTTTGAGAGGAATAAATAATGTGATCTCTAAGAGTGATTATTCGATTCACCTTTATAATGTGGAGAAATTAGAGGATAAGGAGAAAATTTTTACAAAAGAAGTTTTTAATAGATGTGATGGAATGATCTTGGTTTCTTTTGAACTTAAAAAGAAAGAGGCAGATTTTTTGAAAGAGATAGGAAAACCTGTAGTATTAGTAGACAGTTTTCATCCTGATTTTCCTAGTGTTTATGTAGATAACAAAAAGGGCGCATATATAGCAGTAAAATATCTTATAACTACTGGTAGGAAGAATATAGCTTTTGTTAGTGGAGCTATTCATGATCCTCTGGGTTTTATGGCAAGTTATAAGAGGTATGAAGGGTTGTTACAGGCTTTGAGAGAAGCCAATTTGGATTTTAATCCTCGTCTTCATATACAGACAGGTTTTTCATGGGAAAAGGGTTATAGAGCAGGAAAGACTCTTCTTAATAGAGGTATTCCTTTTGATGCGGTGTTTTGTACTTCAGATATTCAAGCTATGGGAGTTATGAGTGCCATAGTTGAAAGCGGTTTGAAGGTACCCGACGATGTGGCTATTATAGGTTTTGATGATATATCTGATGCTAGGTATTTGGGTCTTTCTACTGTAAGACAACCTATGACTGAGATGGGAGAAGTTGGAGCTAAAATTTTACTTGACCTCCTCTTAGGTATAGAATCTTCTTTTACTCATATCGAACTCCCCTTAGAACTTGTTATAAGATTAACCTCTTGA
- a CDS encoding ABC transporter permease — MFLVIRDLYKSDKKFAFGFTVLVVLVFLALLSFFAPYDPKLWNVAPKNLPPSFKYILGTNSMGQDIFWNLTHAIKNSLFLGSLTAIISILVGTIVGLIAGYLGGRVDRILMSINDSFIVIPSLPILILISSIIKQHISIILIAIILSLFSWPWGGRQVRSIVLGLREREFTYTANFSGMDTLKIVLTEHLPFVIPWVMANFINTILWAIGMETTLAIYGLSSLETSTIGTTIYWALQYQALLRGIWWWIFTPVLIAILLFISLYLLSVSVSNYLDPRTRLQRMRMKEGGLEA, encoded by the coding sequence ATGTTTTTAGTTATAAGAGATCTTTACAAAAGCGACAAGAAATTTGCTTTTGGTTTCACAGTCTTAGTAGTATTAGTTTTTTTAGCTTTGCTCTCTTTTTTTGCTCCTTATGATCCAAAACTTTGGAATGTAGCTCCTAAAAATCTTCCTCCTTCTTTTAAATATATATTAGGAACAAACTCCATGGGACAAGACATATTTTGGAATTTAACTCATGCTATTAAAAACTCTCTCTTCTTAGGATCTCTTACAGCTATAATCTCTATTTTGGTGGGGACAATAGTAGGGCTTATAGCAGGATATTTAGGGGGTAGAGTAGATAGGATATTGATGTCTATTAATGATAGCTTTATTGTGATTCCAAGTTTACCTATATTGATTCTTATTTCTTCTATTATTAAACAACACATAAGTATAATTTTGATAGCTATAATTTTATCTTTGTTCTCTTGGCCTTGGGGAGGAAGGCAAGTTAGATCTATAGTGTTAGGTCTTAGAGAAAGGGAATTTACCTATACTGCTAATTTTTCTGGAATGGATACTTTAAAGATTGTACTTACAGAACATTTGCCCTTTGTTATTCCATGGGTCATGGCTAATTTTATAAATACAATTCTATGGGCCATAGGAATGGAGACTACATTGGCCATATATGGACTTTCTAGTTTAGAAACTTCTACTATAGGAACAACCATATATTGGGCTCTTCAGTATCAGGCTCTTTTAAGGGGTATATGGTGGTGGATATTTACTCCTGTCCTTATAGCCATTTTACTCTTTATATCCCTCTATCTTCTTTCAGTAAGTGTAAGTAATTATTTAGATCCAAGGACCAGACTTCAGAGGATGAGGATGAAAGAAGGAGGCTTGGAGGCTTAA
- a CDS encoding ABC transporter ATP-binding protein produces MNEQKYLLHVKDLTKVFIIGGRFLGVKLVAVNKESFSISQDKPEIFTIAGETGSGKTTLARMILGLLEPTSGEILYKGVNIAKLNSKKDRKNFMREVQPIFQNPFEAFNPLKRVDSYLYETAVNFGVVSNKGEAKEVVNKMLEVVGLSLREIEKRYPHELSGGQLQRVSIARALITTPSLLVADEPVSMVDASLRMSIVNLFKDLKEKMGVSVIYITHDLATAYYISDRIAIMYRGNIVEMGPVEKVMLNPLHPYTKLLIASVPEADIDKRWTGEIKLSTQEVKEFTKLGCKFSERCDEKDSKCINEEPKKVFVDDRWVMCHKYAKN; encoded by the coding sequence ATGAATGAACAAAAATATCTACTTCATGTTAAGGATTTAACAAAAGTATTTATCATAGGAGGAAGATTTTTAGGAGTAAAACTGGTGGCTGTTAATAAAGAAAGTTTTAGCATTTCTCAAGACAAACCTGAAATCTTTACCATTGCAGGAGAGACTGGATCTGGAAAAACTACTCTTGCACGTATGATCCTTGGCCTTCTTGAACCGACCTCAGGAGAGATATTATATAAAGGCGTAAATATAGCAAAACTAAATTCTAAGAAGGATAGAAAAAATTTTATGAGGGAAGTACAACCTATATTTCAAAACCCTTTTGAGGCTTTTAATCCTTTGAAAAGAGTGGATTCTTACCTTTATGAAACCGCAGTAAATTTTGGGGTAGTAAGTAATAAAGGTGAGGCCAAAGAAGTGGTTAATAAAATGCTTGAGGTTGTAGGGTTGAGTTTGAGGGAAATAGAGAAAAGATATCCTCATGAGCTTTCAGGTGGACAACTTCAAAGAGTCTCTATAGCAAGAGCTTTGATAACCACTCCCTCTCTTTTAGTAGCGGATGAGCCTGTCTCTATGGTTGATGCTTCTTTAAGAATGTCTATAGTAAACCTTTTTAAAGATTTAAAGGAAAAGATGGGTGTGTCTGTTATATACATAACCCATGATTTAGCAACAGCTTATTATATAAGTGATAGAATTGCCATAATGTACAGAGGAAATATAGTAGAAATGGGACCAGTAGAAAAGGTTATGTTAAATCCTCTTCATCCATATACTAAGCTTCTTATTGCTTCTGTGCCTGAGGCAGATATTGACAAGCGTTGGACAGGAGAGATTAAACTTTCTACCCAAGAAGTGAAAGAGTTTACAAAATTAGGTTGTAAGTTTTCTGAAAGATGTGATGAGAAGGATAGTAAATGTATCAATGAGGAGCCCAAAAAGGTTTTTGTCGATGATAGGTGGGTTATGTGTCATAAATATGCAAAAAATTAA